From the Hordeum vulgare subsp. vulgare chromosome 1H, MorexV3_pseudomolecules_assembly, whole genome shotgun sequence genome, the window ACAAATTAGTCTCGGGATGAGATAAGGCCGGCTAACTTCTCAACCACGATGAGATTACGACCATCAGCTCTTGCTTACACCTCGCTGCATCATTTGCCGTCCATCTGTTCATAGACGTTGGTACTTCCGTACGTCGCCGACGGCGGAGGCTGGCCGTGCGGGTGTCTTGTTGGTGTTGGGGCACTCCTCCTTGCACTCATCCCGctcagaatagcatggtatgTCCGGCAAGCCCACGCAGCAGAAACAGGCGGTCATGATAGGTTCAGCCTTGGTGTGGCAGTCCCGATGGACGCAGAACTTCAGCGAAAGCTTGCTCGCCTCGCCGTCGGCTCGCCGCGCATCTGGAGAGATTCTCCCGGCCTCCGCGCGACCCACTGCATGCAACCTCGCTAAGTAATTAGACTGTGAGCCGAAAAATTATGGTCTAAGGAGGAGCAACCGAGCAAGGCGACGGTGCTTACACTCGCCGGTCACCGCCAGGCATCCGATGAGCAAGACGACGGTCATCATCACATTCACGTACGCCTTCATGCTTCTTCTagtctagatcga encodes:
- the LOC123417309 gene encoding uncharacterized protein LOC123417309 — translated: MKAYVNVMMTVVLLIGCLAVTGELGRAEAGRISPDARRADGEASKLSLKFCVHRDCHTKAEPIMTACFCCVGLPDIPCYSERDECKEECPNTNKTPARPASAVGDVRKYQRL